From the Bacteroidota bacterium genome, one window contains:
- a CDS encoding T9SS type A sorting domain-containing protein produces the protein MINDTTFGYEATTGYNKNYDLIIDPLFQMVWSSYTRATGAGNNINYCFSNAMDRNGNVYLTGIFDGSMPVTAGAYSGAGNVFPEIFVAKFSSDGTTMLYGTYLPGNSSEFGAGIAVDDLGQAYVTGVVDLNITGITNFPSTANAYQPVHNSGSDAFLTVLNATGTGLVYSSFLGGTGSEQAYGITLGGPGIAYITGNTSIGNFPVKATSVFPTGDKDAFVAKFDINQSGTNSLIYSVRLGGGSFCNVEGRSIAVNSSGEAFITGKIFSSFGTPLFPITSAAYNSVFNTGQDGVMTFVTKLSSTTPVTLEYSTYVAPGTGNAIAIHPSTNDAFVVGSTNTFAFPITPGALQPLHAGNNGTDAFVVRLNASGNNLVYSTFLGGYREDVGTGLAVNSLGEAYVTGITQDSFPTSIGAYQHDNAGTYDFFIVNLNTTGTGYGCGGSTYVGGSDADYSGSVYDYPSPHLSLRDHGGNNDTICVSSTSHSQDFPTTPGVYEPTKVNSNADQPVFFKMSCFTPGNIPSVQMSSSDTVWCSKKAIDFFDASTNNPTSWTWYFPGAVPSTSTAQNPTGIYYANGGTFDVTLVACNSFGCDSTTFPAHITEFNPPAQPLVSINGDTLCTGIYSTYEWFAISNPGVTLSTDQCFIVPVFGNYSVMVTDSNGCQATSESAITGVAESFLNQTPIKVIPNPSSGIFSIEFNLSHPQEVSIKIVNTLGQVILENKKDEFEEGIQNIEFDCQGLRNGIYYCLITINNNLQVIKLIKN, from the coding sequence ATGATCAATGACACAACTTTTGGGTATGAAGCTACGACAGGATACAATAAAAATTACGACTTGATCATCGATCCACTTTTTCAGATGGTATGGAGTTCATATACTCGTGCAACAGGCGCTGGAAATAATATTAATTATTGTTTCAGTAATGCAATGGACCGTAACGGAAATGTATATCTCACAGGAATTTTCGACGGCTCCATGCCGGTCACAGCGGGAGCATATTCCGGGGCCGGAAATGTTTTCCCCGAAATATTTGTAGCCAAATTTTCCAGCGATGGAACCACCATGCTGTACGGTACATACTTGCCCGGAAACTCTTCTGAATTCGGAGCAGGAATTGCGGTTGACGACCTTGGACAAGCCTATGTAACCGGGGTTGTTGATTTAAATATCACAGGAATCACAAATTTTCCATCTACCGCAAACGCTTATCAACCTGTACACAATAGTGGTTCCGATGCATTTTTAACTGTGCTTAACGCGACTGGTACCGGATTAGTGTATTCGTCATTTCTTGGCGGTACAGGAAGTGAACAGGCCTATGGTATTACATTGGGCGGCCCTGGCATAGCTTATATTACAGGTAACACATCTATAGGAAATTTCCCGGTAAAAGCGACTTCAGTATTCCCAACCGGGGACAAAGATGCATTCGTCGCGAAATTTGATATTAACCAGTCTGGCACAAACAGTCTGATTTATTCTGTAAGATTAGGAGGAGGTTCATTCTGCAACGTTGAAGGTCGTAGTATCGCGGTAAACAGTTCAGGTGAAGCATTCATCACGGGAAAAATTTTCAGCAGCTTTGGAACACCTCTCTTTCCGATTACATCAGCAGCATACAATTCCGTTTTCAATACCGGGCAAGACGGAGTAATGACCTTCGTGACAAAATTAAGTTCTACTACACCGGTCACACTGGAATACTCGACTTATGTAGCTCCCGGAACAGGAAATGCGATTGCAATACACCCTTCAACCAATGATGCATTTGTTGTTGGATCGACGAATACTTTTGCATTTCCGATCACGCCGGGAGCGCTTCAACCTTTGCATGCCGGAAATAACGGGACGGATGCTTTTGTTGTAAGACTCAATGCAAGTGGAAACAATCTCGTTTACTCTACATTTTTAGGAGGGTATCGGGAAGACGTTGGAACAGGATTAGCTGTAAATTCTCTTGGAGAAGCATATGTCACAGGTATCACCCAAGATTCATTCCCCACTTCCATCGGCGCCTATCAGCATGACAATGCAGGAACATACGATTTCTTTATTGTGAATCTGAATACAACAGGCACCGGTTATGGATGCGGAGGATCAACTTATGTAGGGGGAAGTGACGCCGATTATTCAGGAAGTGTTTACGATTACCCTTCACCGCATCTTTCTCTTCGTGATCATGGTGGCAACAACGATACGATTTGTGTAAGTTCCACATCTCATTCCCAAGATTTCCCAACAACACCCGGAGTCTATGAGCCAACTAAAGTAAACAGCAATGCTGACCAACCTGTTTTCTTTAAGATGTCCTGTTTTACTCCCGGAAACATTCCATCAGTTCAAATGAGTAGCAGTGATACAGTTTGGTGTTCAAAAAAAGCGATTGATTTCTTTGATGCATCCACTAACAATCCTACATCATGGACCTGGTATTTTCCCGGAGCTGTTCCCTCCACTTCAACAGCGCAGAATCCAACTGGAATCTATTATGCAAATGGAGGAACATTTGACGTGACTTTGGTTGCATGTAATTCTTTTGGTTGCGATTCAACGACCTTTCCTGCTCATATTACTGAATTCAATCCGCCCGCTCAACCCCTGGTTAGCATCAATGGCGATACATTATGTACCGGAATTTACTCAACTTATGAATGGTTTGCTATTTCAAATCCTGGTGTAACCCTGTCAACAGATCAGTGTTTTATAGTACCTGTATTTGGAAATTACTCAGTTATGGTAACTGATTCAAATGGATGCCAGGCTACTTCAGAATCCGCGATTACCGGAGTAGCAGAGAGTTTTTTGAATCAAACTCCCATAAAAGTAATACCCAATCCTTCTTCAGGCATCTTCTCAATTGAATTCAATTTAAGTCATCCACAGGAAGTCTCAATAAAAATTGTAAATACACTTGGTCAGGTAATTCTTGAGAATAAAAAAGACGAATTTGAAGAAGGAATCCAAAATATCGAATTTGATTGCCAAGGACTTCGTAATGGCATATATTATTGCTTGATTACAATTAACAACAACTTACAAGTAATTAAACTGATTAAAAATTAA
- a CDS encoding T9SS type A sorting domain-containing protein, protein MKNKLTIALLLSALAFVFTSAMLSSNGRAGKTGAPGETTCTSCHGDYALNGGPGSVTIAGISGGSYIPGTTYNMSITVAQTNFPLFGLDCEVLTSANTNAGTLAITNAVETRLLAATVSGVSRQNVVQAAGGGQTLNSHTFAFNWTAPAAGTGTVTFYYTGMAADNTGDEINDYVYSGSLVLTEGGGCTTPAQPGTIAGATTVCSGSSQTYSVAAVSGATDYIWTLPGGWSGTSTTNSITATASSTSGNISVAAHNTCGTSTAQVLAVTSSASVTPGVSIAANPGTTICSGTSVTFTATPTNGGTTPSYQWKLNGANVGTNSATYTNAALANGNTVSCVMTSNANCASPTTATSNTLTMVVNAAVTPSVSIAANPGTTICAGTSVTFTATPTNGGTTPSYQWKLNGANVGTNSATYTNAALANGNTVSCVMTSNANCASPATATSNTLTMTVTPAVTPSVSIGANPGTTICAGTSVTFTATPTNGGTTPSYQWKLNGANVGTNSATYTNAALANGNTVSCVMTSNANCASPASATSNTLTMVVNAAVTPSVSIGANPGTTICAGTSVTFTATPTNGGTTPSYQWKLNGANVGTNSATYTNAALANGNTISCVMTSNANCVSAATATSNTLTIVVTTSITPTVSIAPAPGNTICAGTNVTFTATPTNGGTTPAYQWKLNGNNVGTNASTYSNSALANNDQVSCVMTSNAGCLSTPTATSNTITMVVNAAVTPSVSISANPGTTICSGTSVTFTATPTNGGTTPSYQWKLNGANVGTNSVTYTNAALANGNTISCVLTSNAGCASPTTATSNTLTMVVNASVTPAVSIAASPGTTICSGTSVTFTATPTNGGTPSYQWKLNGGNVGTNSATYTNASLASADVVSCIMTSTAACASPLTATSNSLTIVVSGTVVPAVNITANPGNTICAGTSVTFTATPVNGGTTPSYQWKLNGGNVGTNTSTYTNAALVNGDQVSCVMTSNSGCASPLTATSNVITMTLTTSVTPGVSISANPGATICQGTSVTFTATPTNGGTTPAYQWKLNGANVGTNSNTYTNAALANGNTVSCVMTSNASCVSPATATSNTVTMVVNASVTPSVSITANPGTTICSGTNVTFTATPVNGGTTPAYQWKLNGTNVGTNSNTYSNSALANGDVVSCELTTNASCATVLKANSNTLAMVISTGTTPAVSISSIPSTAVCPGTTITFTATPTNGGTTPAYQWTLNGVNAGTNSPVFASNAFVNGDLVQCTMTSNSTCASVLVATSNSINVAISALPQPIINAGGPTSFCQGGNVVLTASFADAASYSWTPGGATSASITVTSTGTYTVTGTNTSGCSAASSPVTVTVNPLPVVTLSAFAQVCSTDASFALTGGNPAGGTYSGTGVTGGNFDPAVAGIGTFQITYSYTNTAGCSNTASASITVTNCGGGGCTTAPLRPGYISGPGNVVCGQTSVTYSIAPITGATSYNWTVPANVQIVSNTGTSITVNFLPGFHDGDIRVTASNACGTSPARSKHIETGNMNTSRIIGEENVCPDQLIQVYSIPAVIGATSYSWTVGGGASFTANLNSITVDFTGVTTEHVLIRVRVTNACGNSQTRSLWVEVKDHCDGDDHDRKAGTFNPSQIQCGIYPNPGNGQFTIQVTSMIQSNCIISLYDLIGNEVVKNSVSLTEGINTVEFNATNATPGIYFLKIAVVNGETQTIRLVIDK, encoded by the coding sequence ATGAAAAACAAACTAACTATCGCACTATTACTTTCCGCACTCGCTTTTGTGTTCACAAGCGCTATGCTATCAAGTAATGGAAGAGCGGGAAAAACAGGTGCTCCCGGTGAAACAACATGTACCAGTTGCCATGGCGACTATGCGCTGAATGGCGGCCCGGGTTCAGTCACTATCGCTGGTATCTCAGGTGGATCGTATATCCCTGGTACTACTTACAACATGAGCATCACAGTTGCACAAACAAACTTCCCCCTTTTTGGTTTGGACTGCGAAGTCTTGACATCTGCAAATACAAATGCAGGAACACTTGCCATTACAAACGCGGTAGAAACAAGATTGCTTGCCGCAACTGTAAGCGGTGTCAGTCGTCAAAATGTTGTTCAGGCTGCCGGAGGCGGACAAACACTGAACTCACACACATTTGCTTTTAACTGGACAGCACCCGCTGCAGGAACTGGCACTGTTACATTTTATTACACAGGAATGGCTGCGGATAATACTGGTGATGAAATAAATGATTATGTATACTCAGGATCACTCGTATTGACAGAAGGTGGCGGTTGTACAACTCCTGCACAACCCGGAACAATTGCCGGAGCGACTACTGTTTGCTCAGGTTCCTCCCAAACCTATTCCGTTGCCGCAGTCAGTGGCGCGACCGATTATATCTGGACATTGCCAGGTGGCTGGTCCGGAACATCTACAACGAATTCAATTACAGCAACCGCAAGCAGCACTTCCGGAAATATTTCGGTTGCAGCTCACAATACCTGTGGAACAAGTACCGCACAGGTTTTAGCTGTTACGTCTTCAGCAAGTGTTACTCCGGGTGTTAGTATTGCCGCAAATCCGGGAACTACAATTTGTTCAGGAACAAGTGTAACATTTACAGCTACTCCAACAAACGGAGGGACAACACCGTCTTACCAATGGAAGCTCAATGGAGCTAATGTCGGAACGAACAGTGCTACCTATACAAATGCAGCCCTTGCCAACGGAAATACTGTCAGCTGCGTAATGACTTCGAATGCAAATTGCGCTTCCCCGACTACAGCAACCTCGAATACTCTAACGATGGTAGTGAACGCAGCCGTAACGCCTTCTGTTTCGATTGCCGCTAATCCGGGTACAACTATTTGCGCCGGAACAAGTGTAACGTTTACTGCCACACCAACCAACGGCGGAACAACACCTTCATACCAATGGAAGCTCAATGGAGCCAATGTCGGAACGAACAGTGCTACCTATACAAATGCAGCGCTTGCTAATGGAAATACTGTCAGCTGTGTGATGACTTCAAATGCAAATTGCGCTTCACCGGCTACTGCAACATCCAATACATTGACGATGACGGTGACCCCAGCCGTAACTCCTTCTGTTTCTATTGGCGCCAATCCGGGTACAACTATTTGCGCCGGAACAAGTGTAACATTTACAGCCACACCAACCAATGGCGGAACAACACCTTCATACCAATGGAAACTCAATGGAGCAAATGTTGGAACAAATAGCGCTACGTATACAAATGCAGCTCTCGCAAACGGAAATACTGTCAGCTGTGTGATGACTTCAAATGCAAATTGTGCTTCACCGGCTTCCGCAACATCCAATACATTGACGATGGTGGTGAACGCAGCTGTTACTCCTTCTGTATCTATTGGCGCTAATCCGGGTACAACGATTTGTGCCGGAACAAGTGTAACGTTTACAGCTACTCCTACAAACGGTGGCACAACACCTTCTTACCAATGGAAGTTGAATGGAGCCAATGTAGGAACAAATAGCGCTACGTATACCAATGCGGCTCTTGCCAACGGTAATACAATAAGTTGTGTAATGACATCAAATGCCAATTGTGTCTCTGCGGCAACTGCAACTTCAAATACACTTACAATTGTAGTAACCACTTCCATTACACCTACAGTCAGTATTGCACCGGCACCGGGTAACACAATCTGTGCTGGAACAAATGTCACGTTTACTGCTACCCCAACGAATGGAGGAACAACTCCGGCATATCAGTGGAAATTGAATGGTAATAATGTTGGAACCAATGCTTCAACCTATTCCAACAGTGCTTTAGCGAACAACGACCAGGTAAGCTGCGTAATGACATCTAATGCAGGTTGCCTTTCAACTCCAACAGCTACTTCCAATACTATTACAATGGTTGTAAATGCTGCAGTCACTCCTTCTGTGTCTATCTCCGCTAACCCTGGCACTACCATTTGCTCAGGAACAAGTGTAACCTTTACAGCTACGCCAACAAATGGCGGAACCACACCATCCTATCAATGGAAACTTAATGGAGCAAATGTTGGGACAAACAGCGTTACTTACACAAATGCAGCTCTTGCGAATGGAAATACCATCAGCTGTGTATTGACGTCTAATGCCGGTTGCGCTTCACCAACCACAGCTACATCAAATACCCTGACAATGGTGGTAAATGCTTCGGTGACACCTGCAGTTTCAATTGCAGCAAGCCCCGGCACGACAATATGCTCCGGTACCAGTGTTACTTTTACAGCTACTCCTACAAATGGTGGCACTCCATCCTACCAGTGGAAATTAAACGGAGGAAATGTTGGCACCAACAGCGCAACGTATACAAATGCATCTCTTGCAAGCGCTGACGTAGTTTCATGTATCATGACATCTACAGCAGCATGTGCATCTCCACTCACTGCCACCAGTAATTCACTGACGATCGTTGTAAGCGGAACAGTTGTTCCTGCAGTTAACATTACCGCAAATCCCGGCAATACAATTTGTGCAGGAACCAGTGTTACATTTACCGCTACACCGGTAAATGGAGGAACAACTCCATCTTACCAATGGAAATTAAACGGCGGAAATGTTGGAACCAATACATCTACCTATACCAATGCCGCACTGGTAAATGGTGATCAGGTGAGTTGTGTCATGACCTCTAATTCCGGTTGTGCTTCACCTTTGACAGCAACATCCAATGTGATCACGATGACTCTGACAACCTCAGTAACACCTGGCGTGAGTATTTCAGCAAATCCAGGAGCAACAATTTGCCAGGGAACCAGTGTTACTTTCACCGCCACTCCGACAAATGGCGGAACAACTCCGGCCTATCAATGGAAGTTGAATGGTGCAAATGTGGGAACAAACAGTAACACATATACAAATGCAGCTCTCGCCAATGGCAACACGGTTTCCTGTGTGATGACTTCAAATGCATCTTGTGTTTCTCCTGCAACAGCAACATCGAACACGGTTACAATGGTTGTCAACGCTTCGGTCACCCCATCGGTATCCATTACTGCGAATCCAGGAACAACAATTTGTTCTGGTACGAATGTGACATTTACAGCTACTCCGGTTAATGGAGGAACAACCCCGGCCTATCAGTGGAAACTAAACGGAACCAATGTTGGCACAAACAGCAATACGTATTCAAACTCCGCATTGGCAAATGGCGATGTTGTTTCTTGTGAACTCACTACCAATGCTTCCTGTGCAACAGTGTTAAAAGCAAATTCAAACACGCTGGCTATGGTGATTTCTACAGGAACCACTCCTGCAGTGAGTATTTCTTCCATTCCTTCTACAGCAGTTTGTCCGGGTACTACCATCACTTTTACAGCAACTCCGACAAACGGAGGAACAACTCCCGCTTACCAGTGGACGCTGAATGGTGTTAACGCAGGTACAAACAGTCCTGTTTTCGCAAGTAATGCATTTGTAAATGGAGATCTTGTACAATGTACCATGACCTCAAATTCTACTTGTGCATCTGTTCTAGTGGCTACGTCAAACAGCATTAATGTTGCGATCAGCGCGCTTCCTCAGCCAATTATTAATGCAGGCGGCCCGACAAGTTTCTGTCAAGGTGGTAATGTTGTGCTCACAGCTTCCTTTGCTGATGCAGCGTCCTATTCCTGGACTCCGGGAGGTGCAACTTCTGCAAGTATCACAGTTACATCAACAGGAACATATACTGTAACCGGTACGAACACGTCAGGTTGTTCCGCTGCTTCAAGTCCTGTTACTGTAACAGTGAATCCGTTGCCGGTTGTTACATTATCCGCTTTTGCCCAAGTATGTTCAACTGATGCTTCATTTGCGCTTACCGGCGGAAATCCTGCAGGAGGAACTTATAGCGGAACAGGTGTAACCGGAGGAAATTTTGATCCTGCAGTTGCCGGAATCGGAACCTTCCAGATTACTTATTCATATACAAATACTGCCGGATGTTCCAATACAGCATCAGCTTCAATCACTGTTACAAATTGTGGCGGAGGCGGTTGTACAACTGCTCCATTGCGACCAGGCTACATCAGTGGACCAGGCAATGTTGTTTGTGGTCAAACCTCAGTGACCTATTCAATTGCTCCTATAACCGGTGCAACCAGCTATAATTGGACAGTACCTGCAAACGTTCAGATTGTTTCAAATACCGGAACATCGATCACAGTTAACTTCCTTCCAGGATTCCACGATGGCGATATCCGGGTAACAGCAAGTAATGCATGCGGAACGAGTCCGGCACGCAGCAAGCACATTGAAACAGGCAACATGAACACTTCCAGAATTATTGGCGAAGAAAATGTATGCCCTGACCAGCTTATCCAGGTGTACAGTATTCCTGCTGTAATTGGCGCAACTTCTTACTCATGGACAGTTGGTGGTGGAGCAAGTTTTACTGCAAACCTCAACTCAATTACTGTTGACTTTACGGGAGTAACAACTGAGCATGTACTGATTCGTGTACGTGTAACGAATGCATGTGGTAACAGTCAGACCCGTTCACTGTGGGTGGAAGTGAAAGACCATTGTGACGGTGATGATCACGATCGTAAAGCCGGAACATTTAATCCATCCCAGATTCAATGTGGCATTTACCCGAATCCAGGCAATGGACAATTTACAATTCAGGTTACATCGATGATCCAATCGAATTGCATTATCAGCTTGTACGATTTAATCGGCAATGAAGTTGTTAAGAATTCAGTTTCACTTACAGAAGGAATCAATACCGTTGAATTCAATGCAACAAATGCAACTCCAGGCATCTATTTCCTGAAAATAGCAGTTGTTAATGGAGAAACCCAAACAATTCGTTTGGTCATTGACAAGTAA
- a CDS encoding T9SS type A sorting domain-containing protein has translation MDRFSQKGFLVILFLFLFLNNSKAQSGLWTWVHGDSAYYTLARYGTRGIPDSSNVPPGLYASVFWTDHNGKFWIYGGKDYSSGYFSDMWMFDPDTRVWTWMKGDSGAVNQAPTFGIKGVSSPLNSPGCRGLGSPAWTDSTGNLWMYGGYTKQRTGSFPYRYMSDLWKYDIQTNEWTWMDGDSLPGNLVLGVKGVPAPTNSPGSLAECSDYWTDSENNFWFYGAGQDFYSAYYLWRYNPNTGDWTWMSGGTNFGNAHYGTKGVFDSLNCPGARFAHTSWQGNDGKFWLFGGSFDGLVYDQFLNDLWCYDPQINQWAWYAGDDSLSDIAHYGPECHPGDSLTPGNGIEGRAAWIDDQGNLWKFGGKYEVPGNAYTLNQSLLWCFVMADKKWMLVNSPVPDPSFSLDAQRRFGVLGQADINSHPGARCGTASFKDRNGVFYMFGGLTKVPVTGMDVTVNDMWSYEPDPSCLQLAGINENKSSEEELIVFPNPANQVVHIEQIKGLRYLHIELINIHGQVVMDKNAGLQTELNLQNMAPGIYYLILHNHTENKYLKLIVQ, from the coding sequence ATGGATAGATTTTCTCAAAAAGGATTCCTTGTGATTCTGTTTTTATTTTTATTTCTGAATAATAGCAAAGCGCAATCCGGTTTATGGACCTGGGTACATGGCGACAGTGCTTATTATACCCTTGCCCGTTATGGAACACGTGGGATTCCTGACAGCAGCAATGTTCCGCCGGGATTATATGCTTCCGTGTTTTGGACTGATCACAATGGTAAATTCTGGATTTATGGCGGCAAAGATTATAGTAGCGGGTATTTTTCCGATATGTGGATGTTTGATCCTGACACAAGAGTTTGGACCTGGATGAAAGGCGATAGCGGAGCAGTGAATCAAGCACCGACATTTGGTATTAAAGGAGTATCCTCTCCATTGAATTCTCCGGGTTGTCGTGGATTAGGCTCTCCGGCATGGACCGACAGTACAGGCAATCTATGGATGTATGGCGGTTATACAAAACAAAGAACCGGATCATTTCCATACAGGTATATGTCTGATTTGTGGAAATATGATATACAAACAAACGAATGGACCTGGATGGATGGCGATTCTCTCCCGGGAAATCTTGTACTCGGGGTAAAAGGCGTTCCGGCTCCAACCAACTCGCCAGGTTCTCTGGCTGAATGCTCCGATTATTGGACAGACAGCGAAAATAATTTTTGGTTCTATGGTGCAGGGCAGGATTTCTATTCCGCGTATTACCTCTGGAGATACAATCCGAACACCGGTGACTGGACATGGATGTCGGGTGGTACCAATTTTGGTAACGCGCATTATGGCACGAAAGGAGTTTTTGACAGCCTGAATTGTCCGGGTGCACGTTTCGCCCACACATCATGGCAAGGTAACGATGGAAAATTCTGGCTTTTTGGAGGAAGTTTTGACGGACTGGTCTATGATCAATTTTTAAATGACCTCTGGTGCTACGACCCTCAGATCAATCAATGGGCATGGTACGCTGGAGATGATTCCTTATCCGACATTGCTCACTACGGTCCGGAATGTCATCCAGGTGATTCGCTTACACCCGGAAATGGAATTGAAGGAAGAGCTGCATGGATCGACGATCAGGGTAATCTCTGGAAATTCGGAGGAAAGTATGAGGTGCCCGGTAATGCCTATACGTTGAATCAATCTTTACTCTGGTGTTTTGTAATGGCTGATAAAAAATGGATGCTGGTAAACTCTCCTGTACCGGATCCTTCCTTTTCTTTAGATGCTCAAAGACGTTTTGGAGTCCTTGGACAAGCCGATATCAACAGTCATCCTGGAGCACGATGTGGAACAGCGAGTTTCAAAGACCGGAACGGTGTGTTTTATATGTTTGGTGGTCTAACAAAAGTACCGGTCACAGGAATGGACGTCACTGTTAATGATATGTGGAGTTACGAACCTGATCCTTCCTGCCTCCAGCTTGCAGGTATAAATGAAAATAAAAGTTCAGAAGAAGAATTGATTGTTTTTCCGAATCCGGCAAATCAGGTAGTACATATTGAACAAATTAAAGGACTCAGGTATTTGCATATTGAACTAATAAATATACATGGACAGGTTGTTATGGACAAGAATGCCGGACTTCAAACCGAACTGAATTTACAAAATATGGCTCCGGGAATTTATTACCTAATTCTCCATAATCATACTGAAAATAAATATTTAAAATTGATCGTTCAGTAA
- a CDS encoding DUF4242 domain-containing protein, protein MPKFVIEREIPGAGKLSAEQLKAISQTSCGVLSKMGTQIQWIHSYVTDNKIYCIYSAPNEEMVREHAKQGGFPANSVSRVAAIIDPTTAE, encoded by the coding sequence ATGCCAAAATTCGTCATCGAACGCGAAATCCCCGGAGCAGGGAAACTATCTGCCGAACAATTAAAAGCAATTTCCCAAACATCATGCGGTGTACTTAGTAAAATGGGCACTCAAATACAATGGATCCACAGTTATGTCACAGACAACAAGATTTACTGTATTTATAGCGCACCCAATGAGGAAATGGTACGCGAACACGCAAAACAGGGTGGTTTCCCTGCCAATTCAGTGAGCAGAGTTGCTGCAATCATTGACCCGACTACCGCTGAGTAA
- a CDS encoding T9SS type A sorting domain-containing protein, with protein sequence MKKYILFTLFTLYYLNASSQHIFQRKYYLPDSIYYSAVKTKERFDGKFVNMTIYSNLTFPSSQIHLTEIDQAGRLQWYKRYNDLTQYSFYNDLDMLPGGELAVVGQTAGSAATLVLFDSSANITGASALFTSGTSNFESIFHSNTNEFVMCGGLRQPDNAVVFVTDPSGNLIRENEYQVNGKPTHFQEGLLLKNNNHLFAGQTYPETGNNWKSQLALMVTDNSGNPVWGLQTGDTAYSISPLVAFELYDLSIVVVSIYTTTVGGLSTFPVITKLSFDGHTQWARKITSPDFLSITSAALVGQDKIVLTGFNLPSGTPESAVIAVCDTSGSVLFTKGVYENIFGVDGKDITACADSGILISASTPVGNGFYFRYLIKTDNAFNFHCNENTIQLSDTPIASYDSSGYNQFTSTYTINQIPLSNFQFTLENPIETDACDPSDISVLPISTNNLIAYVKEKNLALNFTMSHPDVLLFELFDLSGRKIQEQSIFVSEGASQIKLPLTNLTSGIYMVTLHSAKNYFAAKLIIN encoded by the coding sequence TTGAAAAAATATATACTCTTCACTTTATTTACATTATACTATCTTAATGCTTCTTCACAACATATCTTTCAAAGGAAGTATTACCTCCCCGACTCTATCTATTATTCCGCTGTCAAAACAAAAGAACGCTTCGACGGAAAATTTGTAAACATGACTATTTATAGCAATCTAACTTTCCCTTCAAGCCAGATTCACCTTACAGAAATTGATCAGGCAGGTCGATTACAATGGTACAAACGGTATAACGACTTAACTCAATATTCTTTTTATAACGATCTTGACATGCTTCCTGGCGGCGAATTAGCAGTCGTTGGACAAACCGCGGGAAGTGCAGCCACTCTGGTACTTTTTGATTCTTCAGCCAATATAACTGGCGCTTCAGCACTGTTTACCAGCGGAACATCGAATTTCGAATCCATTTTTCATTCCAACACAAACGAATTTGTGATGTGCGGCGGTCTTCGTCAGCCCGACAACGCTGTTGTATTTGTTACAGATCCTTCAGGAAATTTAATCCGTGAAAATGAATATCAGGTAAACGGAAAGCCTACGCATTTTCAGGAGGGGTTACTACTTAAAAACAACAATCATCTCTTCGCGGGACAAACCTATCCTGAAACAGGTAATAACTGGAAGTCACAACTTGCATTAATGGTAACAGACAATTCAGGAAACCCGGTATGGGGGCTTCAAACAGGAGATACCGCATACTCGATAAGTCCGTTGGTAGCATTTGAACTCTACGACCTCAGCATTGTTGTTGTAAGTATTTACACAACCACAGTCGGCGGCTTATCAACTTTTCCCGTTATCACAAAACTCTCATTTGACGGACATACGCAATGGGCAAGAAAAATAACCAGTCCGGATTTCCTTTCCATAACCTCTGCGGCTCTTGTGGGACAAGACAAAATTGTTTTGACAGGATTTAATTTGCCATCCGGAACTCCGGAATCAGCAGTTATCGCTGTGTGTGATACTTCAGGGTCAGTTCTCTTCACAAAAGGGGTTTATGAGAACATATTCGGTGTGGATGGGAAAGACATCACTGCCTGTGCTGATAGCGGAATTTTGATCTCCGCCTCCACTCCTGTTGGCAATGGATTTTATTTTCGATACCTCATCAAAACTGATAATGCATTCAATTTTCATTGCAATGAAAATACAATACAATTGTCTGACACTCCAATCGCATCTTATGACAGCAGCGGATACAATCAATTTACATCCACGTATACAATTAACCAAATACCTTTAAGCAACTTTCAATTTACGCTGGAAAACCCAATAGAAACGGATGCGTGTGATCCAAGCGATATTTCTGTATTGCCAATTTCCACAAATAACCTGATAGCTTATGTAAAAGAAAAAAATCTTGCTCTTAATTTCACAATGAGCCACCCGGATGTTTTGCTATTTGAGTTATTTGATCTTTCCGGCAGAAAAATACAGGAGCAATCCATTTTCGTTTCCGAAGGTGCTTCTCAAATTAAATTGCCATTAACAAACCTGACAAGTGGAATTTATATGGTCACTTTGCATTCAGCTAAAAATTACTTTGCTGCAAAATTGATTATAAATTAG